From Pseudomonas fluorescens, one genomic window encodes:
- a CDS encoding iron ABC transporter substrate-binding protein, whose product MNPRLPARLKAAFLVTALLGAGHVYAAPSAEGIVVYNAQHEGLTKAWVEGFTRETGIKVTLRNGDDSEMGNQLVQEGAASPADVFLTENSPSMVLVENAGLFTPVAPATLEQVGAPYRPAHGKWVGIAARSTVFVYNTSKLSEAALPKSLMDLADPAWKGRWAASPAGADFQAIVSAVLELKGEAATLEWLKGMKANATAYRGNSAVLKAVNAGQIDGGVIYHYYSFVDQNKTGENSKNTTLHYFKHKDPGAFVSLSGGGVLASSKHQEEAQAFLKWITGKDGQAILKDGKSFEYAVGKDAESNPKLVPLAQLDAPAIDVSRLNSKKAVELMTQAGLL is encoded by the coding sequence ATGAATCCTCGCCTCCCCGCGCGCCTCAAGGCCGCCTTTCTCGTTACCGCCCTGCTCGGCGCAGGCCATGTTTATGCGGCGCCCAGCGCTGAAGGGATCGTGGTCTACAACGCCCAGCACGAAGGCCTGACCAAGGCCTGGGTCGAAGGGTTTACCCGTGAAACCGGGATAAAGGTCACCCTGCGCAACGGCGATGACAGCGAGATGGGCAACCAACTGGTGCAGGAAGGTGCGGCCTCCCCGGCCGATGTATTCCTCACCGAGAACTCGCCGTCGATGGTACTGGTGGAGAACGCCGGGCTGTTCACCCCGGTAGCGCCTGCGACCCTGGAGCAAGTCGGCGCGCCCTATCGTCCGGCCCACGGTAAATGGGTCGGTATTGCTGCGCGTTCAACGGTGTTTGTCTACAACACCAGCAAGCTCAGCGAGGCCGCATTGCCCAAGTCCCTGATGGATCTTGCCGATCCGGCCTGGAAAGGTCGCTGGGCCGCCTCGCCGGCCGGCGCCGACTTCCAGGCAATCGTCAGCGCGGTGCTGGAACTCAAGGGCGAAGCCGCGACCCTCGAATGGCTCAAGGGCATGAAGGCCAACGCCACGGCCTATCGCGGCAACAGCGCGGTGCTCAAGGCGGTGAATGCCGGGCAGATCGACGGCGGCGTGATCTACCACTACTACAGCTTCGTCGACCAGAACAAAACCGGGGAAAACAGCAAGAACACCACGCTGCACTACTTCAAGCACAAGGACCCGGGTGCCTTTGTCAGCCTGTCCGGCGGCGGCGTGCTGGCCTCCAGCAAACATCAGGAAGAAGCCCAGGCGTTCCTCAAGTGGATCACCGGCAAAGACGGTCAGGCGATTCTCAAGGACGGAAAATCCTTCGAGTACGCAGTCGGCAAAGACGCCGAGTCCAATCCGAAGCTGGTGCCGCTGGCGCAACTGGACGCACCGGCCATTGATGTTTCCCGACTCAATAGCAAAAAAGCCGTTGAACTGATGACTCAGGCAGGGTTGTTGTAA
- a CDS encoding site-specific integrase: protein MTIRYVLQDAADRLGFDEVNMDDIPWHQLQPEDVVALVAALRSDGYAPNTSSLYVNAVRGVMNEAWRMSLISQDHLLKIRSVKGIAGTRLSQGRNLKRTLIHDLMAVCAADPRPQGLRDAAVIALLYGSGMRKSESVNLDLAQVDFSERSLQVTGKGNKQLIKYAPTWAFDKLQAWLDLRRSFLVEGQEDDGFLFNRIRRGSHITRERITKHAIYYIARQRGTQVGVKIMPHDFRRSFITRVIEEHDLSIAQKLAHHSNIQTTANYDVRDDNERRRAVDRFDL, encoded by the coding sequence ATGACCATCCGCTACGTACTGCAGGATGCCGCTGACCGTCTGGGTTTCGATGAAGTCAACATGGACGACATCCCCTGGCACCAGTTGCAGCCCGAAGACGTGGTGGCCCTGGTGGCAGCGCTGCGCAGTGACGGTTACGCGCCCAATACCTCGTCCTTGTACGTTAATGCGGTACGCGGGGTGATGAACGAAGCCTGGCGCATGAGCCTGATCAGCCAGGATCACCTGCTGAAAATCCGCTCGGTCAAGGGCATCGCCGGGACGCGCCTGTCCCAGGGGCGCAACCTCAAGCGCACGCTGATCCACGACCTGATGGCCGTGTGCGCCGCCGACCCGCGCCCCCAGGGCCTGCGCGACGCGGCAGTGATTGCCTTGTTATATGGCTCGGGAATGCGCAAGTCCGAATCGGTGAACCTCGATCTGGCCCAGGTCGACTTCAGCGAGCGCAGCCTGCAGGTGACCGGCAAGGGGAATAAACAGTTGATCAAGTACGCCCCGACCTGGGCGTTCGACAAGCTCCAGGCCTGGCTCGACCTGCGTCGCTCATTTCTGGTGGAAGGCCAGGAAGACGATGGTTTTCTGTTCAACCGAATTCGCCGCGGCAGCCACATCACCCGCGAACGCATCACCAAGCACGCGATCTACTACATCGCCCGTCAGCGTGGCACCCAGGTCGGGGTGAAAATCATGCCCCACGACTTCCGCCGCTCATTCATTACCCGGGTGATCGAGGAGCACGACCTGTCGATCGCGCAGAAGCTGGCGCACCACAGCAACATCCAGACCACTGCCAATTACGACGTGCGCGACGATAACGAGCGCCGGCGTGCGGTCGATCGTTTCGATCTTTAG
- the arnC gene encoding undecaprenyl-phosphate 4-deoxy-4-formamido-L-arabinose transferase: MKPYPINCVSIVIPVFNEEESLPELLRRTEAACEQLKQDYEIVMVDDGSRDTSAHLLEAAAEREGSKVVAVILNRNYGQHAAIMAGFEQCRGDVVITLDADLQNPPEEIPRLVAQAELGYDVVATVRNNRQDSALRRYPSKLINLAVQRSTGVAMSDYGCMLRAYRRTVVDAMLACRERSTFIPILANSFARHTTEILVQHAEREHGESKYSAMRLINLMFDLITCMTTTPLRLLSIIGFSMAALGMLFAFSLIVLRLVFGADWAGDGMFVLFAILFVFTGGQFIGMGLLGEYLGRMYGDVRARPRFFIEKVLRSQPAPRAPAVTVDGLTSTPTDQVTP; encoded by the coding sequence TTGAAGCCATATCCAATTAACTGCGTATCGATCGTCATTCCGGTCTTCAACGAAGAAGAAAGTTTGCCCGAGTTGCTGCGGCGCACTGAAGCGGCGTGCGAGCAACTCAAGCAGGACTATGAAATCGTCATGGTCGATGACGGCAGCCGCGACACCTCCGCGCACTTGCTCGAAGCCGCCGCTGAACGCGAGGGCAGCAAGGTGGTGGCGGTGATTCTCAACCGCAATTACGGCCAGCACGCGGCGATCATGGCCGGCTTCGAGCAGTGCCGGGGCGACGTGGTGATTACCCTGGACGCCGACCTGCAGAACCCGCCGGAAGAAATTCCGCGCCTGGTGGCCCAGGCCGAACTGGGCTACGACGTGGTTGCCACGGTGCGCAACAATCGCCAGGACTCGGCCTTGCGCCGTTATCCGTCGAAGCTGATCAACCTCGCCGTGCAGCGCTCCACCGGCGTTGCCATGAGCGACTATGGCTGCATGTTGCGGGCCTATCGGCGCACGGTGGTCGACGCCATGCTGGCCTGCCGCGAGCGCAGCACCTTTATCCCTATTCTCGCCAACAGCTTCGCCCGCCATACCACCGAGATTCTGGTGCAGCACGCCGAGCGCGAGCACGGCGAATCGAAATACAGTGCCATGCGCCTGATCAACCTGATGTTTGACCTGATCACCTGTATGACCACCACCCCGCTGCGCCTGCTGAGCATCATCGGCTTCAGCATGGCCGCGCTGGGCATGCTCTTCGCCTTCAGCCTGATCGTGTTGCGCCTGGTGTTTGGTGCCGACTGGGCCGGTGACGGCATGTTCGTGCTGTTTGCCATTCTCTTCGTGTTCACCGGCGGCCAGTTCATCGGCATGGGCCTGCTGGGCGAGTACCTGGGGCGCATGTACGGCGATGTCCGTGCCCGCCCGCGCTTTTTCATTGAAAAGGTCCTGCGCAGCCAACCTGCTCCGCGAGCCCCTGCTGTCACCGTCGACGGTTTGACTTCCACTCCTACTGACCAGGTTACGCCATGA
- a CDS encoding ABC transporter permease — protein MSKPVSLADSRDAARTATPVTLRPVSRHRVGGWVIAASILVSLLALIPLAFVIGVSLQTGWATIVQLVFRPRVGELLINTALLVLITLPLCIVLGVALAWLTERTDLPGRRLWSVLAIAPIAVPAFVHSYAWVSLVPPIHDLFAAVLVSVIAYFPFLYLPVAATLRRLDPAIEDVGESLGLKPWAVFFRLVLPQLRLAICGGALLVGLHLLAEYGLYAMIRFDTFTTAIFDQFQSSFNGPAANMLAGVLALCCLVLLTVESAARGKARYARVGSGSARIQRTQLLRGKSRAVALGLPIITSALALGVPLLTLGQWLLAGGTEVWRMAEILPALQQTFLLAGFGALITTVAAVPVAWLSIRAPGRLHRLLESCNYITSSLPGIVVALALVTVTIHYARPIYQTTVTVLLAYLLMFLPRALVSLRAGIAQAPVELENIARSLGRSPSQALWLITLRLAAPGAAAGAALVFLAITNELTATLLLSPSGTRTLATGFWAMTSEIDYAAAAPYALMMILLSMPLTALLYHQSKRTAGR, from the coding sequence ATGTCCAAGCCCGTTTCGCTAGCGGATAGCCGTGACGCTGCCCGCACGGCAACGCCCGTGACCCTGCGCCCGGTTTCCCGGCATCGCGTCGGCGGCTGGGTGATTGCGGCGTCGATCCTGGTGTCGTTGCTGGCGTTGATCCCCCTGGCGTTCGTCATCGGTGTTTCGCTGCAGACCGGCTGGGCGACCATCGTCCAGCTGGTTTTCCGTCCACGGGTCGGCGAATTGCTGATCAACACTGCCCTGTTGGTGTTGATCACCCTGCCACTGTGCATTGTGCTCGGCGTGGCGTTGGCGTGGCTGACCGAGCGCACCGACCTGCCAGGACGGCGCCTGTGGTCGGTGCTGGCAATTGCGCCGATCGCGGTGCCGGCCTTCGTCCACAGCTACGCCTGGGTCAGTCTGGTGCCGCCGATCCACGATTTGTTTGCCGCGGTCCTGGTGTCGGTGATCGCCTATTTCCCGTTCCTCTATTTACCCGTGGCCGCCACCCTGCGCCGGCTGGACCCGGCAATAGAAGACGTGGGCGAATCCCTTGGGCTGAAACCCTGGGCGGTGTTCTTTCGCCTGGTGCTGCCGCAATTGCGTCTGGCGATCTGCGGCGGCGCCTTGCTAGTGGGCCTGCATCTGCTCGCCGAATACGGCCTGTACGCGATGATTCGCTTCGACACCTTCACCACGGCGATCTTTGATCAGTTCCAGTCATCGTTCAACGGCCCGGCCGCCAATATGCTGGCCGGCGTATTGGCGTTGTGCTGCCTGGTGCTGCTGACAGTGGAATCGGCGGCACGGGGCAAGGCGCGTTATGCCAGGGTCGGTTCCGGCAGCGCGCGCATCCAGCGCACCCAGCTATTGCGCGGCAAGAGCAGAGCCGTGGCGCTGGGGTTACCGATCATCACCAGCGCGCTGGCCCTCGGCGTGCCGTTGCTCACCTTGGGGCAGTGGCTGCTGGCCGGTGGCACCGAGGTGTGGCGCATGGCCGAGATCCTTCCGGCATTGCAGCAGACATTCTTGCTGGCTGGCTTTGGCGCACTCATTACCACGGTGGCGGCGGTGCCGGTGGCCTGGCTGTCGATTCGCGCTCCGGGCCGACTGCATCGCCTGCTGGAAAGCTGCAACTACATCACCAGTTCGTTGCCCGGCATTGTCGTCGCCCTGGCGCTGGTGACAGTGACCATCCACTACGCCCGGCCCATTTACCAGACCACCGTGACCGTGCTGCTGGCGTACCTGTTGATGTTCCTGCCGCGAGCATTGGTCAGTTTGCGCGCCGGCATCGCCCAGGCCCCGGTGGAGCTGGAAAACATCGCCCGCAGCCTCGGTCGCTCACCGAGCCAGGCGCTGTGGCTGATCACCTTGCGCCTGGCCGCACCCGGTGCAGCGGCTGGCGCGGCCCTGGTGTTCCTGGCAATCACCAACGAACTGACCGCCACGCTGCTGCTGTCACCCAGCGGCACGCGCACCCTGGCCACCGGCTTCTGGGCGATGACCAGTGAAATCGACTACGCGGCGGCAGCGCCTTATGCGCTGATGATGATCCTGTTGTCGATGCCCCTGACCGCTCTTCTCTATCACCAATCCAAACGTACGGCAGGCCGATGA
- a CDS encoding ABC transporter ATP-binding protein, with protein sequence MNALELNALYKTFGSLPALDDVNLSVPAGSRTAIVGPSGSGKTTLLRMIAGFEFPDTGSIRLSGQTLVDATTQVPAHQRSIGYVPQDGALFPHMTVAGNIGFGLSGTAAAKLQRIAELLESVVLEPHMAKRWPHELSGGQQQRVALARALAQRPRLMLLDEPFSALDTGLRASMRKMVAKLLSDAGVTTILVTHDQAEALSFADQLAVMRQGRLVQAGQPMDLYLRPHDSQTAFFLGDAVVMPARVEDGWATCDLGRIQVNNPLHRGPAHIMLRPEQLHLVPHSGPAHQANGCLGVVTDRDFGGNVCTLTVELHTRLCPLHGHPGNRSLLVRSSGIGAPPTGSTVHISALGDAHVLADTVVHDNDAITSQVTL encoded by the coding sequence ATGAACGCCCTTGAACTCAACGCCCTCTACAAGACTTTCGGCAGCCTGCCGGCGCTGGACGACGTCAATCTTTCGGTGCCGGCGGGCAGCCGCACGGCCATCGTCGGCCCTTCGGGCTCGGGCAAAACCACCTTGCTGCGAATGATCGCCGGCTTCGAGTTTCCCGACACTGGCAGCATCCGGCTCAGCGGCCAGACCCTGGTGGACGCGACCACTCAGGTGCCAGCCCATCAGCGCTCAATCGGTTATGTACCGCAGGACGGTGCGCTGTTCCCCCATATGACGGTGGCCGGCAATATCGGCTTCGGCCTGTCCGGCACGGCGGCGGCAAAGCTGCAACGCATCGCCGAACTGCTGGAGAGCGTGGTGCTGGAACCCCACATGGCCAAGCGTTGGCCCCACGAATTGTCGGGCGGCCAGCAACAGCGTGTGGCGCTGGCCCGGGCGCTGGCTCAGCGGCCGCGACTGATGCTGCTGGATGAGCCCTTCTCGGCGCTGGACACCGGTTTGCGCGCCTCGATGCGCAAGATGGTTGCCAAACTGCTTTCAGACGCCGGCGTCACCACCATTCTGGTGACCCACGACCAGGCCGAGGCGTTGTCGTTCGCCGATCAGTTGGCGGTGATGCGCCAGGGACGACTGGTCCAGGCCGGACAGCCGATGGACCTGTACCTGCGCCCCCACGACAGCCAGACCGCGTTTTTCCTCGGCGATGCGGTGGTGATGCCGGCCCGGGTCGAAGACGGCTGGGCCACCTGCGACCTGGGCCGGATCCAGGTCAACAATCCGCTCCATCGCGGTCCGGCGCACATCATGTTGCGTCCGGAACAGTTGCATCTGGTGCCGCACTCGGGCCCGGCGCACCAGGCTAACGGCTGCCTGGGGGTGGTCACCGACCGCGATTTCGGCGGCAATGTCTGCACCTTGACCGTCGAGTTGCATACCCGGCTTTGCCCGCTGCACGGCCATCCCGGTAACCGCTCGCTGCTGGTGCGCAGCTCGGGCATCGGTGCGCCACCAACCGGCAGCACGGTACACATATCTGCCCTGGGTGACGCCCATGTGCTGGCCGACACGGTGGTCCACGACAATGACGCCATTACTTCACAAGTCACTTTATAA